The genomic interval CATTGCTGACTATGCCGCTGATCAGATTGGCGTACTCGGAGGCCATTTTCGCATAACCGGATTCGTTGGGATGGCGGTCGTCCGCATAATCGCTGGCGGACAACAAGCGATGCATGTCCACGATGGTCATTTTGGCAAAGGGGGGATTTTCAAAAAACATGCGTTCGATCTCTGCGTTGAGCAGATTCACATTCGCGTTGAGTACACTGCCGTCGAGCCGGGGAATGATTTTACACACCAGCACGCGCTCCAAAAAGGCTCCCTTGGTCCCATCGGAAAATTGCGTCAAGTATTTGAGCAGCTGAGCGAGCCGGCCGGCGGCTGTGGGCTCGTAGGTGACGCCGCGGTTATTGGAATAGGGCGCAATGGTTTGCGAAAGATTGTTGGTGCCGAGGTGAATGATGACAATGTTCGGCTCGTAGGTCATCAGCGATGGGGTGATATCCTTGGAGCCGCCCGCCATAAAATCTTCGATTTTGGCGCCGGACTGAAAATGGCCTTCATAGGGAACGCCGTCCGGACCGACCAGATCAAAAGTGATGTTGGCGCTGGTCAATTTGGCGGCCAGATCGTCACGAAAACCAAATCCGTTGCTGCTGCCCACCCCGGCGGTGATCGAGTTGCCCACCGGCATGATCTTCCACAGCTTGGCTGCGTCAGCCGATTGGTTCAGAATGAGCAGGATCGCCGCACCCACACAGATCAATCTGAAAAGCTTCAAGGAATCTCCTCCGCTTTGCTTGCTGAATGAGAGTAATCACGGAATGTCCAGATAAAACAATGCTGATATTCTGATGCAAAAACTGTACCCCCATGTGGAACTTGCGCCGGTTCACCATCCTAATTGTTGCTCAGTGTTTTACTTCAGCCTTAATAAATTTAACGGGATAATTTGCAGGGAGTTACTGCGATGGCTGCCATCGCCGCGTTCGGAGAGATGAGAACGCTCGACAGCACCCGAGTGTATCAGAATTGAACAGCGCTGCATCAACGGTGCACAGGTCGGCGCAAGCTGTCGCTGGAGGGAGCTGGGTTAAAGCGTATAGATGAACTTGAAAGTAAGTTTGGGGCCGCTGAGATCGTCCGTGAATCCGATGTTGCGGTCCATGAGCAGATAGAGGTATTGATATTCGAACGCCAAGCCTATGCGAGGGAACGGCCTGTACTCTACGCCGGCGCCGAGGTTGATGCTCAGCCCGTCGCGCTGCAGCGGTCTGCTGTTCGGTTTGCCTAAGACAGCGGCAAAACCATAGGTTGCATACGGGCGCAGCAGCGTCTGGTTCAGCAGGCTGTTTTTAACGTCGCAGGACAGATGCCAAAGGGTGACGACATTCATCTCCGGCTCTTGGGTCTGTTGCCACTTCCAAGCGGAAAGCTGCAGGCTGAAGCTCTGCCACTCAGGCGACTGCACCATCAAGCCGTAGGATATGCCGCTGCCCGGGATCGCGCGGAACGGTCTGCTCGGTTCGTGGTCCAGCGAACTGGGCTTCCAGATCGCGGCCTGCACGCCCAGACCTACACGGGCCGAGGCAGCGGAGCCGCTGAGCAGCAGGAGGAAAAGAAAAAGACGGACAGACCGCTTATTTGGCCACGCTGGGTGCATTCTCTTGTGGGTTGGGTTGAAAGCCGATCGCGCGTCCCTGTTGCGATGGTTCGTTGTACACTTTGATCTCCCCGAACTGAGTTTCATACTTGCCGATATTTTCCTTCAGCGCGTTGAGCAGGGATTTGGCGTGCTGCGGCGTCATGATGACCCGGGCGTAGACGCGCGCTTTGGGAACACCCGGCACCATGCGGGTGAAATCGATGACAAACTCTGCCGGAGAATGGGTGATGAGCGCCAGATTAGAATAGATGCCCTCAGCCTCTTTTTCCCCCAGTTCCACGTTGAGCTGCTGGGGCGGGAGATTGTTCTGCATACGTTTGTTCTCCTGACGTTGATGGAAGAAGGATCCTACGGCCGGTCCGTGCTCGTTTGTGTTTCAGGACGGCTGCGCCGGACATGGAACCGTAATTAACAATGTAATGATTTCCATTCAAAAAGCCAATAGTTTTGCATTGCATGCCAGATAAATAAGTGTTACATTTCTCTGACCGCGTTCCAAGTGTTTTGGATCCATTTTCGGGGATCAACTCATGGTGGCACAAAAAAAACGGCTGTTTCTGATTGATGGTTCGGCTCTGGCCTATCGCGCCTATTTCGCCTTTATCCGCAACCCCCTGGTGAACTCGCGGGGGGAGAATGTCAGCACGGTTTTCGGCTTTGCCCGCACTCTTTTGCATATTCTCGATGAGGAAAAGCCGGAGTATTTAGCGGTGATCTTTGATACGCCCGAGCCTACCTTTCGTCATCATCTGTTCAGCGAATACAAGGCCACCCGGACCGAGATGCCTGAGGACATGCAGCAGACGTTGCCGCGCATTCGCGAGATGCTGCAGGCGCTGAATGTTCCGTTGCTGGCCATGAGCGGATTCGAAGCGGATGACATTATGGGCACGCTGGCGCGCCGGGCGGAAGGGGAACGGGTGCAGACCGTTCTGGTTACGGGCGACAAGGATATGATGCAATTGGTGAACGACCACACCTTGATCTATCATCCCAAAGCCAGCGGCGAGGGCGTCGAATGGATTGATGCTGCTGCAGTCGTGAAGAAGTTGGGCGTTCGGCCGTCGCAGGTCATCGACTATCTGGCGCTGGCCGGCGACAGCTCGGACAACATCCCCGGCGTGCCGGGCATCGGACCGGTGACCGCTCTCGACCTGCTGAACAAGTATCATGACTTGGAATCCGTCCTGAAGCACGCGGATCAGATCCCGCAAAAACGGGCGCGCACCGCTCTGCTGGCCGGTGCCGATTCGGCCCGCTTGTCGCAGCAATTAGCCACAATTCACTGCGATGTACCGCTTTCCTATACGCTGCAGGACCTGCAGACCACGGCAATGGATTCGGATCAAGCGGCGCTTTTTTTCAAAGAGATGGAGATCCCTTCGCTGATCGATCGCTTCAAGACGCGAAAGCCCTCGCTGCAGCGACGCTATGTGCTGCTCTCCAGCCGGGCCGAGTTCGATCGCTTCATCGAGGTGTTGCGGCAACAATCCTATTTCAGTTTTGACACCGAGACAACCAGCGAGGATCCTCTGATGGCGGAACTGGTCGGCCTGTCTTTCTCCTGGCAGGAGGGCGCAGCCTATTATGTGCCGGTCAAGGGGCCCAGCGATCTGACTGAGCGCTCGAATCCCCTGGACCTGGCCTACGTGCTGTCCGCGCTCAAGCCCATCATGATGGATCCCAAGATCAAAAAATGCGGCCACAACGCCAAGTACGACATGCTGGTTCTGGAGCAGGCCGGCATTACGGTGGCCAATCTGGCTTGCGACACCATGGTGGCCAGCTACCTCATCAATCCCTCCAGCCATCAGCACAACCTCGATGCGGTCACGCTGGAATACTTGGATGAAAAAAAGATCGCGACCAAAGAGTTGATCGGCAGCGGCAAAAATCAGCGCACCATGGATCAGGTGCCGTTGAACTTGATCGCCGAGTACGCCTGCGAGGATGCGGACATGACCTGGCGGCTGGCCAATCGGTTTGTGCCCAAATTACAGGAGATGGATCTGCACAAACTGTTCGTCGAAGTCGAGATGCCGCTGGTGCATGTGCTGATGCATCTGGAACAGACCGGTGTCGCGCTGGACGTCAAGTATCTGGCCGCCATGTC from bacterium carries:
- a CDS encoding DUF3467 domain-containing protein gives rise to the protein MQNNLPPQQLNVELGEKEAEGIYSNLALITHSPAEFVIDFTRMVPGVPKARVYARVIMTPQHAKSLLNALKENIGKYETQFGEIKVYNEPSQQGRAIGFQPNPQENAPSVAK
- the polA gene encoding DNA polymerase I, whose translation is MVAQKKRLFLIDGSALAYRAYFAFIRNPLVNSRGENVSTVFGFARTLLHILDEEKPEYLAVIFDTPEPTFRHHLFSEYKATRTEMPEDMQQTLPRIREMLQALNVPLLAMSGFEADDIMGTLARRAEGERVQTVLVTGDKDMMQLVNDHTLIYHPKASGEGVEWIDAAAVVKKLGVRPSQVIDYLALAGDSSDNIPGVPGIGPVTALDLLNKYHDLESVLKHADQIPQKRARTALLAGADSARLSQQLATIHCDVPLSYTLQDLQTTAMDSDQAALFFKEMEIPSLIDRFKTRKPSLQRRYVLLSSRAEFDRFIEVLRQQSYFSFDTETTSEDPLMAELVGLSFSWQEGAAYYVPVKGPSDLTERSNPLDLAYVLSALKPIMMDPKIKKCGHNAKYDMLVLEQAGITVANLACDTMVASYLINPSSHQHNLDAVTLEYLDEKKIATKELIGSGKNQRTMDQVPLNLIAEYACEDADMTWRLANRFVPKLQEMDLHKLFVEVEMPLVHVLMHLEQTGVALDVKYLAAMSAELETELAAIETRIYTLAETKFNINSPKQLAVVLFEQLKLPTSRRTKTGYSTDVSVLEELAKEHPLPAALLEYRQLAKLKSTYVDALPRMINPRTGRLHTSFNQTVAATGRLSSSEPNLQNIPVRTEVGRRIRRAFITADHNHVLLDADYSQIELRIMAHLSGDETLRRSFMQGEDVHTRTASLIFKVEPESVTADMRRKAKEVNFGIMYGMGVYGLAQRLAIPNAEAENFIQAYFLHYPRVQEYMTETVHKARVDGYVTTLLNRRRYLPEIHHENRRMREFAERTAINTPIQGSAADLIKVAMIRIDRLLQKKYRARMILQVHDELIFEVPRDELPEVQELVRREMEHAMTLETPIKVELGVGDNWLEAH